A single genomic interval of Helianthus annuus cultivar XRQ/B chromosome 13, HanXRQr2.0-SUNRISE, whole genome shotgun sequence harbors:
- the LOC110898339 gene encoding synaptotagmin-3 isoform X2 — MSFVGSLLGITGFAIGIPVGVSLGFLVFGHTESTDVKSPVVRPIGDFDKDSLIDILPELPLWIKHPDYERVDWLNDVIRDMWPYLDKAICGMIKSMCEPIFSEYIGTYFIRSIDFERLTFGSLPPIIQGIKVHEMNEDNLVFDLAAKWAGNPNIILVLNVLYLPIKVQLIDMQISASVRVTLKPFVPTFPCFSNIFVSLLDKPDVDFGLKVMGGDLMAIPGLYQFIQNIIKKYVASLYLWPQSLEIPVLDASTGAANKPVGILHVKVVRASDLLKMDLLGSSDPYVKLKLSGGRIIPSKKTSVKPKNLNPEWNEEFKLTVNDHMSQVLELHVFDWEKVGLHDKLGMQVIPLMVLKPNEKKELTIGLVKNLDSNDPRNRKPRGSITVELTFVPFVDDTASLNGPIDLYMRKQTVSKKLRSSFVNRAGLLTVTIISAKSVEGKHHNNPFALVVFKGDKRKTKILKKTRDPSWNEEFQFMLDEAPFEDVIHIEVISKRKHKLGFGSSKEALGHVDINLVDVVYNSRINEKYHLINSRNGMIHVDIKWNAT, encoded by the exons ATGAGCTTTGTGGGTAGCTTGTTGGGAATTACAGGGTTTGCTATTGGAATTCCTGTTGGTGTTTCATTGGGTTTTCTTGTTTTTGGACATACAGAGTCTACAGATGTCAAG AGTCCAGTCGTTAGGCCGATCGGAGATTTTGATAAAGATTCGTTGATTGATATTCTACCGGAGCTTCCACTATGGATAAAGCACCCCGACTATGAACGA GTCGATTGGTTGAACGATGTAATTCGTGATATGTGGCCTTACCTTGATAAG GCGATATGTGGTATGATCAAAAGCATGTGTGAACCAATATTTTCTGAATACATTGGTACGTATTTTATACGATCCATTGATTTTGAACGCCTTACATTTGGAAGTCTTCCTCCTATAATTCAAG GTATAAAGGTACATGAAATGAATGAGGACAATCTCGTCTTTGATCTAGCGGCTAAATGGGCTGGAAATCCCAACATAATTCTCGTTCTAAACGTTCTCTATCTACCAATCAAAGTTCAGTTAATAGATATGCAAATAAGTGCATCGGTTCGGGTAACACTGAAACCATTTGTGCCAACATTCCCGTGCTTTTCTAATATTTTCGTCTCTTTATTAGACAAG CCAGACGTAGATTTCGGGTTGAAAGTAATGGGGGGTGATCTAATGGCAATCCCGGGACTCTATCAGTTCATTCAG AACATAATCAAGAAATATGTTGCTAGTCTTTATCTATGGCCTCAGTCTCTAGAAATACCGGTTCTTGATGCTTCCAC TGGAGCAGCGAACAAACCGGTGGGTATACTGCACGTGAAAGTTGTACGCGCAAGTGACCTTTTGAAGATGGATTTACTCGGGTCTTCTGATCCATATGTTAAGCTCAAGCTTAGTGGAGGGAGGATTATTCCTTCTAAGAAAACTTCCGTAAAACCTAAAAATTTGAACCCCGAGTGGAACGAAGAATTCAAACTTACTGTAAACGATCACATGTCTCAAGTTCTTGAATTACATGTATTCGACTGGGAAAAG GTTGGGCTTCATGACAAATTAGGAATGCAAGTTATCCCATTGATGGTGCTAAAACCGAACGAAAAGAAGGAGTTGACTATTGGTTTAGTCAAAAATCTAGATTCCAATGATCCCCGGAACAGGAAGCCAAGAGGGAGTATAACGGTGGAATTAACGTTTGTTCCTTTTGTGGACGACACCGCGAGTCTCAACGGGCCTATTGACCTCTATATGAGGAAACAAACGGTTTCTAAAAAACTCAGGAGCTCATTTGTTAACCGAGCAGGATTACTTACAGTGACAATAATCAGTGCAAAAAGCGTCGAAGGGAAACACCACAACAACCCTTTCGCTTTAGTCGTTTTCAAAGGAGATAAACGTAAAACAAAG ATACTGAAGAAAACTCGGGATCCAAGTTGGAATGAAGAATTTCAGTTTATGTTAGATGAAGCTCCTTTTGAGGACGTTATTCATATCGAAGTAATAAGCAAGCGAAAGCATAAGCTTGGATTTGGATCTTCAAAG GAAGCTTTGGGGCATGTTGATATTAATCTAGTGGATGTTGTTTATAATAGTCGTATTAACGAGAAGTACCATCTTATTAACTCGCGAAATGGGATGATACATGTTGATATAAAATGGAATGCTACATGA
- the LOC110898339 gene encoding synaptotagmin-3 isoform X1 — translation MSFVGSLLGITGFAIGIPVGVSLGFLVFGHTESTDVKRFLNLHLQSPVVRPIGDFDKDSLIDILPELPLWIKHPDYERVDWLNDVIRDMWPYLDKAICGMIKSMCEPIFSEYIGTYFIRSIDFERLTFGSLPPIIQGIKVHEMNEDNLVFDLAAKWAGNPNIILVLNVLYLPIKVQLIDMQISASVRVTLKPFVPTFPCFSNIFVSLLDKPDVDFGLKVMGGDLMAIPGLYQFIQNIIKKYVASLYLWPQSLEIPVLDASTGAANKPVGILHVKVVRASDLLKMDLLGSSDPYVKLKLSGGRIIPSKKTSVKPKNLNPEWNEEFKLTVNDHMSQVLELHVFDWEKVGLHDKLGMQVIPLMVLKPNEKKELTIGLVKNLDSNDPRNRKPRGSITVELTFVPFVDDTASLNGPIDLYMRKQTVSKKLRSSFVNRAGLLTVTIISAKSVEGKHHNNPFALVVFKGDKRKTKILKKTRDPSWNEEFQFMLDEAPFEDVIHIEVISKRKHKLGFGSSKEALGHVDINLVDVVYNSRINEKYHLINSRNGMIHVDIKWNAT, via the exons ATGAGCTTTGTGGGTAGCTTGTTGGGAATTACAGGGTTTGCTATTGGAATTCCTGTTGGTGTTTCATTGGGTTTTCTTGTTTTTGGACATACAGAGTCTACAGATGTCAAG AGGTTTCTTAACTTGCACTTGCAGAGTCCAGTCGTTAGGCCGATCGGAGATTTTGATAAAGATTCGTTGATTGATATTCTACCGGAGCTTCCACTATGGATAAAGCACCCCGACTATGAACGA GTCGATTGGTTGAACGATGTAATTCGTGATATGTGGCCTTACCTTGATAAG GCGATATGTGGTATGATCAAAAGCATGTGTGAACCAATATTTTCTGAATACATTGGTACGTATTTTATACGATCCATTGATTTTGAACGCCTTACATTTGGAAGTCTTCCTCCTATAATTCAAG GTATAAAGGTACATGAAATGAATGAGGACAATCTCGTCTTTGATCTAGCGGCTAAATGGGCTGGAAATCCCAACATAATTCTCGTTCTAAACGTTCTCTATCTACCAATCAAAGTTCAGTTAATAGATATGCAAATAAGTGCATCGGTTCGGGTAACACTGAAACCATTTGTGCCAACATTCCCGTGCTTTTCTAATATTTTCGTCTCTTTATTAGACAAG CCAGACGTAGATTTCGGGTTGAAAGTAATGGGGGGTGATCTAATGGCAATCCCGGGACTCTATCAGTTCATTCAG AACATAATCAAGAAATATGTTGCTAGTCTTTATCTATGGCCTCAGTCTCTAGAAATACCGGTTCTTGATGCTTCCAC TGGAGCAGCGAACAAACCGGTGGGTATACTGCACGTGAAAGTTGTACGCGCAAGTGACCTTTTGAAGATGGATTTACTCGGGTCTTCTGATCCATATGTTAAGCTCAAGCTTAGTGGAGGGAGGATTATTCCTTCTAAGAAAACTTCCGTAAAACCTAAAAATTTGAACCCCGAGTGGAACGAAGAATTCAAACTTACTGTAAACGATCACATGTCTCAAGTTCTTGAATTACATGTATTCGACTGGGAAAAG GTTGGGCTTCATGACAAATTAGGAATGCAAGTTATCCCATTGATGGTGCTAAAACCGAACGAAAAGAAGGAGTTGACTATTGGTTTAGTCAAAAATCTAGATTCCAATGATCCCCGGAACAGGAAGCCAAGAGGGAGTATAACGGTGGAATTAACGTTTGTTCCTTTTGTGGACGACACCGCGAGTCTCAACGGGCCTATTGACCTCTATATGAGGAAACAAACGGTTTCTAAAAAACTCAGGAGCTCATTTGTTAACCGAGCAGGATTACTTACAGTGACAATAATCAGTGCAAAAAGCGTCGAAGGGAAACACCACAACAACCCTTTCGCTTTAGTCGTTTTCAAAGGAGATAAACGTAAAACAAAG ATACTGAAGAAAACTCGGGATCCAAGTTGGAATGAAGAATTTCAGTTTATGTTAGATGAAGCTCCTTTTGAGGACGTTATTCATATCGAAGTAATAAGCAAGCGAAAGCATAAGCTTGGATTTGGATCTTCAAAG GAAGCTTTGGGGCATGTTGATATTAATCTAGTGGATGTTGTTTATAATAGTCGTATTAACGAGAAGTACCATCTTATTAACTCGCGAAATGGGATGATACATGTTGATATAAAATGGAATGCTACATGA